A region from the uncultured Holophaga sp. genome encodes:
- a CDS encoding FmdE family protein, with the protein MDIQTIPFDTLLAEAETFHGHLCGGIVTGVRMSLRGLQEIGIGDPKGEDRKRLMVFVEIDRCATDAITSVTGCRPGKRTMKIKDFGKMAATFINLETGRAVRICARNRKDSAAPAAPEVVKATIQAQSDEELFVIRPVKVPLTDGDLPGSPVRKAICARCGESVLDMRDVVLGDETLCRPCSEGANYYLLEAGV; encoded by the coding sequence ATGGATATCCAGACGATCCCCTTTGATACCCTCCTGGCCGAGGCCGAGACCTTCCACGGCCACCTCTGCGGGGGCATCGTGACCGGTGTGCGCATGTCCCTCCGGGGCCTGCAGGAGATCGGGATCGGCGACCCCAAGGGGGAGGACCGCAAGCGTCTCATGGTCTTTGTGGAGATCGACCGCTGTGCGACCGACGCCATCACCTCGGTGACCGGTTGCCGTCCCGGGAAGCGGACCATGAAGATCAAGGACTTCGGCAAGATGGCTGCCACCTTCATCAACCTGGAGACTGGCAGGGCTGTGCGGATCTGCGCCCGGAACCGGAAGGACTCTGCAGCGCCAGCCGCGCCCGAGGTGGTCAAGGCGACGATCCAGGCCCAGTCCGATGAGGAACTCTTTGTGATCCGTCCCGTGAAGGTGCCCCTCACGGATGGGGATCTGCCCGGCAGTCCCGTCCGCAAGGCCATCTGCGCACGCTGCGGTGAGTCCGTCCTGGATATGCGGGATGTGGTGCTGGGGGATGAGACCCTCTGCCGTCCCTGTTCCGAGGGGGCCAACTACTACCTCCTGGAGGCGGGAGTCTGA
- a CDS encoding ABC transporter permease, which translates to MGGLISDYLLHPAIGLTLKVTLGALLLQLLTGIPLGLYVAGRRSPLRRSVEILVTLPMIFPPVALGFFLLMLLGRNGVIGGVLWRLLGLKVIFSASGLLIAAFLVGLPFMVKSVQAARQQLDGSLVEAAATLGKGHMETLMRVVLPNIRGGVAAGLLLAFGRSIGEVGISLMLGGNIIGRTETLSLAIYNAVAEGEFRRAALFSAILSVIAILMLLILALVNRGRASVLNLDDR; encoded by the coding sequence ATGGGGGGGCTGATCTCCGATTACCTGCTGCACCCGGCCATCGGGCTGACCCTGAAGGTGACGCTGGGGGCTCTGTTGCTCCAGTTGCTGACCGGAATTCCCCTGGGTCTGTATGTGGCCGGGAGGAGGAGCCCCCTCCGCCGATCGGTGGAGATCCTGGTGACCCTGCCGATGATCTTTCCCCCTGTGGCGCTGGGCTTCTTCCTGCTCATGCTGCTGGGGCGGAACGGGGTGATCGGCGGGGTCCTGTGGCGGCTGTTGGGCCTGAAGGTGATCTTTTCGGCCTCTGGGCTCCTGATTGCAGCCTTCCTTGTGGGTCTGCCCTTCATGGTCAAGAGCGTCCAGGCTGCCCGGCAGCAGCTCGACGGCTCTCTGGTGGAGGCGGCGGCCACCCTGGGCAAGGGGCACATGGAGACCCTGATGCGGGTGGTGCTGCCCAACATCAGGGGGGGCGTGGCCGCCGGGCTTCTCCTGGCCTTCGGCCGATCCATCGGGGAGGTGGGCATCAGCCTGATGCTCGGCGGCAACATCATCGGGCGGACGGAGACCCTCTCCCTGGCCATCTACAACGCTGTGGCGGAGGGCGAGTTCCGTCGGGCGGCCCTCTTCTCGGCCATCCTCTCGGTTATCGCCATCCTGATGCTCCTGATCCTGGCCTTGGTGAACCGGGGCAGAGCCTCGGTGTTGAACCTGGACGACCGGTAG